TACAGACAAAAAATAGAAAGGGTTGTAAATATTACTAGAACACTCTCAAGATATTTAAGCTCTATATTTGACACAGATATAGAAGATGATAAAAGAGTTTCAAGTGCTACGCATATACAAGGTGATACAACAAACAATGTAGCAAGTAGCGATGAAATAGAAGAATTAATCTCTTCATTAGGAAAGAAACAATAGCTAATAAAGTAGAATTATTATCACCTGCTGGGAATTTAGAAAAATTAAAAATTGCAATAACATATGGTGCTGATGCAGTATATGGAGGTGTGAGTCATTTTTCTCTTAGAAATAGATCTGGAAAAGAATTCACATATGAGACATTTAAAGATGGTGTAGATTTTGCACATAATAATGGTAAAAAAATATATGCCGCAATAAATGGCTTTCCTTTTAACTCTCAACTAAAAATCCTAAGAGAACATATTGCAAAAATGCGTGATACAAATGTGGATGCCTTCATCGTGGCAACTCCAGGGGTGATTAGACTATGCAAAGAAGTTGCCCCAAAGATTCCATTGCATTTATCAACACAAGCAAATGTTTTAAATATTCTTGATGCAGAAGTTTTCTATGAAATGGGTGTAAAGCGAATAGTAGCAGCAAGAGAATTAAGTCTAAAAGATGCAATGGAGATAAAAAAAGCCCTTCCAAATTTAGAAATTGAGATATTTTGTCATGGAAGTATGTGCTTTGCATTTTCTGGACGATGTCTTATCTCAAGCTTACAAAGCGGTAGAGTGCCAAATCGTGGAAGCTGTGCTAATGATTGTAGATTTGATTATGAATATTATGTAAGGAATCCTGACAATGGCGTGATGATGAGACTCTTAGAAGAAGAAGGCATTGGAACGCATATTTTTAATGCAAAGGATTTAAATCTAAGCCAACATATAGATGAGATTTTACAATCTGGTGCAATAAGTGCGTTAAAGATAGAAGGGCGAACAAAATCACCATATTATGCTGCAATATCAACTAGAACTTACAGAATGGCAATTGATGATTTTTATAATGGAGAGAGTAGAAAAAATATATATCAAGATGAGTTAAATACGCTTAAAAATCGTGGATTTACCGATGGATATATAGTAAGTCGTCCATATGAAAAAAATAATACACAAAATCAAATGAGTGCAATTAGTGATGGAAGCTATCAAGTAAATGCTATGATTAGAGAAGATGGAGAATTTGGAGTATGCAAATATACGATAAGATTAAATGAACCAAAAGAAATAATATTTCCACTAAATACACAATACATAGATTCTATTATAGTAGATAATGAAATTGGTAGAATCTATAAAGAAAATGGCAAATATTTTATTATTTTTAAAAAAATATTATTAGAGGATAATAAAGAGCTAAGCGAAATTCATAGTGGAAATACAAATCATTTCAAACTTCCTTGCAAACTCCCTAGCTATAGTTTTTTAAGAGAAAGGATTAATTAGGGGCAAACCTTCTATCTCTTTTAACCTATCATTATGAGATAAATATGTAAGATTGCCGTTTTTATCTCTACTTTGACGAGCTTTATGTCTTTTACAATATTCATCTAAATCATGTATCTTTAAAGAGCTAGAATATAAATGATTTTTTATAAAAAATAAATTCGTGCCACTAGAATCTGCGCCAATAAAGCAATATCCTTTAGATTTACCAAGACTTATTAAAGCTTTTATGCTAGCCCCAAAATAAAGCCCGCTATAATGTGCATCAAATCTGCAAAAGTCTTGCTTATAAGGCACGGATAAGCATTTGGTGCTACCAAATAATGCATTGTATTCTATTATAACAATAGCTGGGTCTATTACATTTATACTATCCCAAATATAATAATCATTTCCATCAATATCAATGCTTAGCAATGTTACATTAGAAATATCTCTAGTTTTTAAATACGATTTTATTAAATCATTTATATTATCTTTTGTGATAAAAGCACAAATAGCCTCTAAATCATATTTCCAATATATAGAATCTGATTTAATAAAATTTATATTATCTTTAGAACCATCGATAACTAAACCATGAAAATTTCGAAACTGCAATAAAAATCTAGTATTAGATTCTGTATAGTTTTCAACACCAAATTCAATAAAAGCTTTTGGATAATTATCTAAACTAGAATCTAATAAATGTAGTAAAAAATCTATAATCCCATCTTCGCCATTTTGGCTATATATCCTAAATTCACCATCTTCTATATGATGGCTGCCCCCCCCCAATTTTAGAGTCTATTAAATTTTTATTATAATAAGAGAGTTCTCTTCCATGTAATAGCTGCAAAGTATCCAATCTTGCATTAATGTCTCTATTAAAACTATTTTTGATTTTATGAAAAAATTTTTTAGCAAACCTCATTTAATGCCTCCTTGATAAGCTCCAAAGGGTGTCTAAAAGCTACATTAGAATCTATATTATCAAGTGCATTATTTAGCTGCATTCTACATGCAGAACACTCTGAACTAACTATACTAGCCTTAGAATCTTCTATATTTTTTGCTTTTGCTTTACCTGCATTATACGCAAGATGATATTTCTCACTTTGTATTGTAACACCACCAAAACCACAACATCTATCGCATTCTTTCATTTCTACAAAATTATAATTTTGTTCAAGTAAGATTCTAGGCTCTTTATAGATATTTAGCACTTTTTTTGCATGACATGGATCGTGATATGTGATTTTTATATCATTTTTTGATGATTGTTTGAGCAAATCTAGTAAATTTGTTTGATTGTATAAATAAGAAGTTGCCATTTGAAATTTTGGCAGGATTTTATTTAATCTAGCTAGATTCTTAGCATCTTTTGAATATTCTAATGCATGTTTCCAATCAACCATAATCATTGCAGCACAAGTCGCTTCAGGCACAAGGACTACATCAACATCATCAATAAATTTCTCAAATAAATCAAGATTTTTATTAATCAAATACAATACACTTTTAATATCACCTGTAAAATATGCTGGAGCACCACAACACTCTTGCTTTGGTACAAAAGTATCAATACCTAATTTATCTAATATAAATAAGAGAGAATCCCCTACTTGCGTGTAATTGTAATTGCTAAGACAGCCAATAAAAATGGCTACTTTTTTATTGCTTTTTTTATTTTTAGATTCTATTAATCCTTTGTATTTCTGCAAAAAACTCTTTGTTTCAAAAGGGAAAATAGTCCTTTTGCCAAACTTTGACATATTAAATCTACTTCTTAATTTATCTCCACTCTTTTTAAATGCACAAGGTGCAACAAAACTAGTAAAACTAAATACAAAATCCATCAATTTTCTATGTTTTAATAAATAAAAATAGAATTTTTTATACCAAGCTATACCAAATTTTTCTGCTATATCAATCCTACTTTGCTGTATCATTGAGGCAGTATCAATTGACTGCGGACATAATGTCGTGCAAGTAGTGCATAAAAAACAAGATTCAAATATATTTTTTAGATTCCTATCTAAATCTAAATTATTTTTACTATACACTCCAAGCAAATCAACAAAGCCTCTAGGCGATGTAACTTCATCTCTATTTACTTGATAAATAGTGCATGATGGCACACATTTGGCACATTTGACACAAGATGAACTAATAGATGATATATCAAGCATGGCTAAACTGTCTTAGAGAATCTTTTATCATTTGCATTTGTTTTTCTTAAATACTCATCAAAGTTCATTACGATATTCCTAACTAGCATTCCACCTGTATGGCTTATTTTAATCTCATCATCAGTAATCTCTAGCAATCCTAGATTTACATATTCTTTTAAATCATTTATAGAATCTTTAAAGTGCTCTTTGAAATTTATACCAAATTTATTTTCTATATGTCTAATATCTAATCTCAAATTATTCATCAATTTCATAATAATATTTTTTCGCAATCTATCTTCATCTGTAAGCTTTACACCTCTTTGAATCGGTAAGATTCCATTATCTAAACATTCCATATATAAAGATATGTCTTTGTGATTTTGAGCATAGTAATCATGCCCTTCTCCTATACTAGTTACACCAAGCCCTATTGTCTGTGTGTGTTTTTTTGTAGTATATCCTTGAAAATTTCGCTTCAATTCACCTTTTAGTGAAGCTTGATACAATTCATCATTTTCTAATGCAAAATGATCCATTCCTATCATCTTATAACCATTGTTTGTTAGACAATCTATTGTATATTCTAAAATCGATAGCTTTGTGGCTGGAGCTGGTAACATAAACTCATCTATTTTTCGCATTGTCTTTTTTATCCAAGGAACATGAGCATAATTAAATACAGCAAGTCTGGTTGGCTTAATCTTCAATACAGAATCTAAAGTAGTCTTAAAACTCTCTAAACTTTGCTTTGGTAATCCATATATCAAATCAAAATTAATATATTTTATACCATATTTTTGTGCCAACTCTACAGCCTTTTGGACTAAATCAAATGACTGGAATCTATGAATAGCTTTTTGCACATCACTATCAAAATCCTGCACACCAAAAGATAAACGATTAAATCCATAAGAGTTTAATACCCTCATCTGCTCTTCATTAAAATATCTAGGATCTATCTCACAACTTATTTCAGCATTGCTTGAAAAATTACTAAATACATTATGAATAGATTTAAGAATAGTATCTAGGCTTTTTGCATCATAAAATGTAGGTGTTCCGCCACCAAAATGAAATTGCAATATTTCTCTGCTGCTATCAATATACTGCTTTAGCAAAGTAATTTCTTTTTGAAGATATTTGATGTATTCTTGTTTTTTATCTTCTTTGCTAGTATAAACCACGCTACAACCACAAAAATAACAAGCACTTTTACAAAATGGTAAATGAACATATAAAGATAATGGCAAATGTATATTTCGCTCTAAAGATTCTATATATGAAGCAGCATTAAAACTTTCATTAAATTCTAATGCTGTTGGGTAGCTCGTATATCTTGGACCTGGTTTGCTATATTTGGCAAATTTTTCAAAATCAATCATAAAAATTTCGCTTTTAAGAATTAATATTCATATCTTTGAAATATTCATCAATGTTTATAAACAAATTTGGATAATTTATCTTAATTTCTTTAACAACTTTTTTAATATCATAGATTGTTAGATTCTTTTTTTTGGATTGAATACTCTTAAGCAGCGTTTTTGCAACGATAAAAACATCATCAAAATCTCTTGGCATTTCTTGTAAAATCTCTTTTTCCAAACTTTTAAACATCAATGCTTCATGATTTATTTTTATTATTTCTTGCATTTTTCTATATTCACTATCTAATAATAACACATAATCATAATCACCGATTTTAACACTATATGGAGTAGATTGCAAAGAACTTTTTTTGATAGTGATTGTAAAATCTGTATCTATTTTTTCCAATTTTCTTCCTCTAAAAATGTAATTATACCTTTATGTGCATGAAGTCTATTTTCTGCTTCAATAAATACCTTGCTACTACTAGATTCTATGACTTCATCAACGACTTCATATCCCCTATATGCAGGCAAACAATGTAAAAATATTGCATTATCACCTAAACTCATAATACCAGAATCTACACAAAATCCACTAAATTGCTTAACTTTTTCTTCTTTTCCTTCTTCTTGCCCCATTGATACCCAAGTATCAGTTGTTATTACATTTGCATTTTTCGCTGCATCTAATGGATTATTTGTGATATTGATAATTGCACCACTAGATTTTGCAAAATCTAGCGCTAGATTTAAAATATCACGATTGACTTCAAATCCTTTTGGTGTAGCTATGCGAAGCTCAAATCCAAGTTTTGCACTAAGCATAAGCCAAGAATGAGCCATATTGTTTCCATCCCCGATATAGCATACAATAGGTTTTTTTAGATTCAAAGATTCTTTATCACTAACACCAATGCCACACTCAAGCATAGTTATATAATCTGCTATTAGCTGGGTAGGATGATATTCATTGCTAAGACCATTTATCACAGGCTTACTTGAAAATAGAGAAAATTCTTCTATTTTAGAATGTTCAAATGTGCGTATCATAATCATATCAGCCATGGATGAAATGACCCTAGCTGTATCTTTTATGCTCTCTCCTCGCCCTAGCT
Above is a window of Helicobacter sp. MIT 99-5507 DNA encoding:
- a CDS encoding DUF2603 domain-containing protein, with amino-acid sequence MEKIDTDFTITIKKSSLQSTPYSVKIGDYDYVLLLDSEYRKMQEIIKINHEALMFKSLEKEILQEMPRDFDDVFIVAKTLLKSIQSKKKNLTIYDIKKVVKEIKINYPNLFINIDEYFKDMNINS
- the hemN gene encoding oxygen-independent coproporphyrinogen III oxidase, whose product is MIDFEKFAKYSKPGPRYTSYPTALEFNESFNAASYIESLERNIHLPLSLYVHLPFCKSACYFCGCSVVYTSKEDKKQEYIKYLQKEITLLKQYIDSSREILQFHFGGGTPTFYDAKSLDTILKSIHNVFSNFSSNAEISCEIDPRYFNEEQMRVLNSYGFNRLSFGVQDFDSDVQKAIHRFQSFDLVQKAVELAQKYGIKYINFDLIYGLPKQSLESFKTTLDSVLKIKPTRLAVFNYAHVPWIKKTMRKIDEFMLPAPATKLSILEYTIDCLTNNGYKMIGMDHFALENDELYQASLKGELKRNFQGYTTKKHTQTIGLGVTSIGEGHDYYAQNHKDISLYMECLDNGILPIQRGVKLTDEDRLRKNIIMKLMNNLRLDIRHIENKFGINFKEHFKDSINDLKEYVNLGLLEITDDEIKISHTGGMLVRNIVMNFDEYLRKTNANDKRFSKTV
- a CDS encoding (Fe-S)-binding protein, whose amino-acid sequence is MLDISSISSSCVKCAKCVPSCTIYQVNRDEVTSPRGFVDLLGVYSKNNLDLDRNLKNIFESCFLCTTCTTLCPQSIDTASMIQQSRIDIAEKFGIAWYKKFYFYLLKHRKLMDFVFSFTSFVAPCAFKKSGDKLRSRFNMSKFGKRTIFPFETKSFLQKYKGLIESKNKKSNKKVAIFIGCLSNYNYTQVGDSLLFILDKLGIDTFVPKQECCGAPAYFTGDIKSVLYLINKNLDLFEKFIDDVDVVLVPEATCAAMIMVDWKHALEYSKDAKNLARLNKILPKFQMATSYLYNQTNLLDLLKQSSKNDIKITYHDPCHAKKVLNIYKEPRILLEQNYNFVEMKECDRCCGFGGVTIQSEKYHLAYNAGKAKAKNIEDSKASIVSSECSACRMQLNNALDNIDSNVAFRHPLELIKEALNEVC
- the argF gene encoding ornithine carbamoyltransferase, translating into MKHFLSLKDLSKDEILRIVNISVKIKENRLNGNKIQPYFKDKTLAMIFEKSSTRTRISFEIGAYELGGMALFLSNKEIQLGRGESIKDTARVISSMADMIMIRTFEHSKIEEFSLFSSKPVINGLSNEYHPTQLIADYITMLECGIGVSDKESLNLKKPIVCYIGDGNNMAHSWLMLSAKLGFELRIATPKGFEVNRDILNLALDFAKSSGAIINITNNPLDAAKNANVITTDTWVSMGQEEGKEEKVKQFSGFCVDSGIMSLGDNAIFLHCLPAYRGYEVVDEVIESSSSKVFIEAENRLHAHKGIITFLEEENWKK
- a CDS encoding peptidase U32 family protein, translating into MANKVELLSPAGNLEKLKIAITYGADAVYGGVSHFSLRNRSGKEFTYETFKDGVDFAHNNGKKIYAAINGFPFNSQLKILREHIAKMRDTNVDAFIVATPGVIRLCKEVAPKIPLHLSTQANVLNILDAEVFYEMGVKRIVAARELSLKDAMEIKKALPNLEIEIFCHGSMCFAFSGRCLISSLQSGRVPNRGSCANDCRFDYEYYVRNPDNGVMMRLLEEEGIGTHIFNAKDLNLSQHIDEILQSGAISALKIEGRTKSPYYAAISTRTYRMAIDDFYNGESRKNIYQDELNTLKNRGFTDGYIVSRPYEKNNTQNQMSAISDGSYQVNAMIREDGEFGVCKYTIRLNEPKEIIFPLNTQYIDSIIVDNEIGRIYKENGKYFIIFKKILLEDNKELSEIHSGNTNHFKLPCKLPSYSFLRERIN